The genomic DNA GCACCAGCTTCCGATCATAGAAAAACTGCGCCAGTACCAGCCTGATATCGTACTGATGAATGCCATACACGACCGGCACCCGGATCATGGGCGCGGGGCTGAAGTGGTGTCTGAGGCGTGCTTTAAGGCCGGGCTGAAGATGATCAAAACAACAGATGCGCAAGGGCAGCAGCAGGAGGCCTGGCGCCCGAAAGCTATGTACCACTATATCCAGGACCGCTTCATTACGCCCGATCTGATTGTGGATGTTTCACCTTATTGGGAAAAGAAGATGGAGACGGTTCGGGCTTTTAAATCCCAGTTTTATAACCCCGACGACACATCACCGAATACCTACATCTCTTCGCCTGAGTTTCTCAAGTTCATCGAGGCGCGCGCGCTGGAGCTGGGGCATGCCATCGGGGTAACCTATGGCGAAGGCTTTACCAAACAACGGTTCATTGGGGTGCGCAACCTGTTCGACCTGGTATAACAAAATACGACGGTATACTAAGAAGTTTTCAAAGTATAACCATACTATAATCATCCCCACTATCATTGTCCGTTATAGCGCAAGCGCCCGCTTGTGCTTTTCTTGCAAGTACGCTATACAGACATCACGTTGAAGTAAAACGATAGAAGCGAACTTTTGCGGCATTAGTGCCAGTAAGTATAAACTAGTATTCCTATAAAGTATAAAGGCGCTGCAGTTTGCAGCGCCTTTATACTTTATAGGGACCTTCTTCGATTTAATTCAGCCGGTTTCTGCGCCAGTTGGAGGTTGCGGCAGGTGCGGATGAGGCGGTCTCAACCACGGCAGGCTTGCGGTCGTTAAGCAACATAGCAGCCAGTACAGCGGCAATTTCCTGGCTGCCTTCCTCAAAGGGAGGTTGCAGCGCTTCCGGCGTAAAATAGCGCTCTATAAATTTCGTATCGAAATTACCTGAAACAAACGCTTCATGCTGCAGCACATAACTACCAAAAGATAAGGTTGTTTCGATGCCCGTTATCTGGTATTCTTCGATGGCGCGAAGCATTTTTGCGATCGCTTCCGCGCGGTCCTTGCCAAAGGTCACCAGCTTGGCAATCATGGGGTCGTAGTAGATCGGGATGTCCATACCCTGTTCAAAGCCGTCATCCACCCGTATGCCCGGGCCCTGTGGGCGCTTGTATGTTTCCAGACGGCCGATGTCGGGCAGAAAGTTGTTGGCCGGGTCTTCGGCATATACCCGCAGTTCCAGCGCATGGCCATTGATGTGGAGGTCTTCCTGCGCAAAGCCCAGGGGAAGTCCTTCGGCAATCAGGATCTGTTCTTTCACCAGGTCCAGTCCCGTGATCATCTCTGTAACCGGGTGCTCCACCTGCAGGCGCGTGTTCATCTCCAGGAAATAAAAGTTCAGGTTTTCATCTACCAGAAACTCCACGGTGCCGGCACCTACATAAGCGCAGGCTTTAGCCACGTTTACGGCACAGCGGCCCATTTCGGCACGCAGGGCAGGCGTAAGTATAGCCGATGGCGCTTCTTCGATCACTTTCTGGTGGCGCCGCTGAATAGAGCATTCCCGCTCGAACAGGTGCACAATATTTCCGTGCGTATCGCCCAGTACCTGTATTTCGATGTGGCGCGGCGAGCCGATATATTTCTCAATGAAAACGGAGCCGTCGCCAAAAGCCGAGGTAGCCTCGCTCACCGCAGTCTGCATCTGCTGTTCAAACGATTCTACGTTCTCGACTACGCGCATGCCTTTACCACCACCCCCAGCACTGGCCTTGATCAGGATAGGGAAACCGACTTCTTGAGCAATCTGCTTAGCCGCTTCCACGTCCGTTATCGCTTCTTCGGTGCCCGGCACCATCGGGATGTTATACCTGGCTACAGCAGCTTTGGCGGCCAGTTTACTGCCCATCAGCTCAATAGCAGCAGGAGAGGGGCCGATAAAAATAATGCCTGCCTCAGTGGCCATCCGGGCAAACGCAGCGTTTTCAGATAAAAAGCCATAACCCGGGTGAATAGCATCCACCCCCAGCTCTTTGCAAACGTCGATAATCACCTCGCCCCGCAGGTATGACTCACTGGACTTGGGACCTCCCACACACACAGCTTCATCGGCAAAGCGCACATGCAGGGCATTCCGGTCGGCTTCACTATAGATGGCCACGGTCCGGATGCCCATTTCCTTTGCTGTGCGCATAACGCGCAGCGCAATCTCGCCCCGGTTAGCGACTAAAAGCTTCTTTATTTTTCTCATACAGGTGCCAGGATAGATTTCTTCTCAAAGAAAAGGGTTTGGCATGAAAGTTAAAAATCAAGCCCGGTAAAAAGCCGTCGATAGCAGCGGCTATAGATTGTTTATGAATTATATAAAACATAAATTTGCAGCGCCACGCTTTCTAATTTCGTTCCATATTTAGAAAGCGAACGAATAAACAGAAATTATCCCGATAACTTAATCATTACACAAAGTGGATTTATTTGAAAAGTTGTTGACCAACAGAGGTCCTTTAGGCAGCCACTCACACTATGCGCATGGCTATTTCACATTTCCCAAACTGGAAGGGGAGATTGCCCCGCGAATGAAGTTCAGGGGGAAAGAAGTGCTGACGTGGAGCCTTAACAACTATCTGGGACTGGCCAACCACCCGGAGGTTCGCAAAGCGGATGCCGATGCGGCTGCCGCTTATGGCATGGGTACCCCGATGGGCGCACGTATCATGTCGGGTAATTCCACCCTGCACGAGCTACTCGAGTCTGAACTAGCCGATTTCGTACAGAAGCCGGATGCGCTGCTGCTTAACTTTGGATACCAGGGGGTAGTTTCGATCATTGATGCGCTCGTAGACCGCCACGATGTAATTGTATATGACGCCGAATCGCATGCCTGTATTATAGATGGCGTGCGCCTGCACCAGGGCAAACGTTTTGTGTACACCCACAACGACATGGAAAGCCTGGAGAAACAGCTGGAGCGTGCCACCCGCTGGACGGAGAACACTGGCGGCGCCATCCTGGTGATCACGGAAGGTGTTTTCGGCATGTCCGGTAACCTGGGCAGCCTGGACAAGGTTGTTGCTTTAAAAGAGAAATTCAACTTCCGTTTGTTTGTTGACGATGCCCACGGCTTCGGCACAATGGGCGCTACAGGAGCCGGTACCGGCGAATTCCTGAATGCGCAGGACGGCGTAGATATCTATTTCTCTACTTTTGCCAAATCCATGGCTAGCATTGGCGCCTTTGTTGCCTCTAACGAGCAGGTGGTAGAATACCTGCGCTACAACATGCGTTCTCAGATCTTTGCCAAATCGTTGCCGATGCCGCTGGTGATCGGCGCCTTAAAGCGCCTGGAGCTGCTGCGCTCTCAGCCCGAGCTGAAAGACAAGCTGTGGGAAGTAGTAAATGCCCTGCAAAGCGGTCTGCGCGAAAAAGGGTTTAACATTGGCACTACCCAGTCGCCGGTAACCCCCGTTTTCCTCAACGGCCAGATTCCGGATGCTACTCAGTTAACGCTGGACCTGCGCGAAAACTATAATATCTTCTGCTCTATCGTGGTATACCCGGTTGTGCCGAAAGATGTGATCATGCTGCGCCTGATCCCGACGGCTGCTCATACTTTGCAGGACGTGGAAGAGACGATCGCGGCATTCGAAAAAATATCACTAAAGCTAGACAAAGGTTTGTATTCGTCGCCAGCCGTAACGGCCTAGGTAGCCTGAGAGCCTTATATTAAATTTCCTTAATTTTTGCTTGTTATCATTTAATGTGTATATTAGAGCTATTAAACCAAATGTTTCACTATAATTAATAGCTCAAATGAACAACAACTTTAGCAAACTCAAGGATCTTGTAATGTCTTTAGAATCTGATTTCGAAAAGTTCTACGACAAGAACAATGCTGCTGCCGGAACGCGTGTGCGCAAAGGTATGCAAGACCTGAAGAACATGGCGCAGGACATCCGTAAGGAAGTTCAGGATGCTAAAAATAGCTCTACAGAGAAAAAAGCTACTAAGTAAGTATAACTTCACTTAGCAGATCATAAAAAAGGCGGCCTTTGCAGGTCGCCTTTTTTATTTAAACAACTTGTAATCAGCTAGTTAACGGTGATCAGGTAATAGTTCTTCTTTCCTTTCTGCACCACCAGGTATTTTTGGTGCAGCAACTCCTGCGTTACGGCTTCTTCGGTGCTTTGCACCTTCTGGCGGTTAATGCTCACGCCGCCGTTCTTGATCATGCGTTTAGCCTCGCCCTTGGATTCAAAGATCTGGCTGCCCGTTACCTCCGAGAGCAGGTCGCTTACCGTAGCTGTCTGGCGGTAGTCGGCAGCGGATACGGCTATCTGGGGCACTCCCTCAAAAACAGAGAGCAAAATATCCTCTTTCAGGCCTTTCAGCGTCTCCAGATCACCTTTTCCAAATAAAATTTCGGAGGCTTCCACAGCCGCAAAGTAGTCCTCTTCAGAGTGCACGCGAATTGTAACATCTTTAGCCAGGGCTTTCTGTAACACACGCAGGTGCGGAGCCTGTTTGTGCTCTGCTATAAGTTGTTCAATTTCTTCTTGCCCAAGCAATGTATATACCTTGATCAGCTTTTCAGTCTCCTCATCCGAGAGGTTTAACCAGAACTGGTAAAATTTGTAAGGCGAGGTCAGATTCGGATCAAGCCACACGTTGCCGCCTTCCGATTTGCCAAACTTGGTACCGTCTGCTTTAGTCACCAGCTTGCCTACCAACGCAAAGGCTTTGCCTCCGTCGATGCGCCGGATCAGTTCGGTGCCGGTGGTGATGTTGCCCCACTGGTCGGAAGCACCCATCTGCAGGCGCACGTTCTTGTTTTTATACAGGTGGTAAAAGTCGTAGCCCTGAATGAGCTGGTAAGAGAACTCCGTGAACGACAAGCCTTCGGCGCGGTCGCCTTCTTCGTCGGCGCTGATGCGCTTCTTTACCGAGTCTTTTGCCATCATGTAGTTTACCGTCAGGTGCTTGCCCACTTCGCGCAGAAAGCCCAGGAAGCTGAACTCCTTGAACCAGTCATAGTTGTTGACGATCTCGGCCGAGTTGGCACCACAGTTAAAGTCCAGGAACTTCTCCAGCTGGGCTTTTATACCTTCCTGGTTAGCCCGCAGGGTTTCTTCATCCAGCAGGTTCCGCTCCGCCGATTTACCTGACGGATCACCGATCATACCGGTGGCGCCACCTACCAGGGCAAAGGGCTTATGGCCGGCACGCTGCAAATGCACCAGCAGCATAATAGTGGCCAGGTTGCCAATGTGCAGCGATTTGGCAGTGGGGTCAAAGCCAATGTAGCCGCTCGTCATGCCAGCGGCCAGTTGCTCTTCCGTGCCCGGCATAAAATCATGGAGCATGCCCCTCCAACGCAGTTCTTGTATCAGATTCATGTATTCGTATGTCGTCTATTCCGGGCAAAGATAAAAAAGAGTTGGGAGTTTGGGGCGGCATCAGCAGAATTATAGCCCTACTTTATACTTATTATGCTATATTGAAGACGGATAGGCCTGTAATAACCAGGAATTTTACAGCCTTTGCCCCTTGTGGCCATAACGGTATGGTCATGTTTTAGAGAAGTCATAATTTAATATGCTTCTTGTTACTTGTCACAGAAATTGATTAAGGTGATTTGAAACTGAAGACATTCAACTGGCGGCGTACTGACTGGAAAGCCCTAACTTTCATTATTTCATTTGGACCAGAAGTCACTGGACAAATTACCTATACTAGCTCCTAAGTAATATCTTACAGATAATTGCCATTATCCGGTTAAAACAAGATATATTTGATTATCCGCTTTTAAACAGATATATTAGCAGCATCAATTTGATAAGCTATTTCATGACAAGCATCATTACCGGTGATATTATTAACTCCCGAAAAGCAGGCCAGCCCAGGGTATGGCTCGATGTACTGAAGGCTGAGCTAAACCAGGTAGGTCAGGAGCCCAAAGTTTGGGAAATTTACCGGGGCGATAGCTTCCAGGTAGAAGTGCAGGAGGTGGCCGATGCCTTGAAAATTGCCATAAAGCTTAAGGCTGCTATTAAAACTGTTAAAGGCTTGGATGTGCGGATGGCCATTGGCATCGGGGAGAAATCGTTTGAGGCGCCCAAGATTACGGAAGCGAACGGCGATGCGTTTGTGCGCTCAGGCAGGCTCTTTGAGCAGCTGAAAAAGGACACGTTAGCCATCAGCTCGCCCTGGCCGGATGTGGATGCGCAACTGAACCTAATGCTGGACCTGGCGTTGCTGACGATGGATAACTGGACGCAGAATTCCGCCGAAATCGTAAAGCTCTCCCTCGAACTGCCCGAAGCCACCCAAACCGAACTTGCCAACAAGCTCGGCATTACACAAGGCCGCATAAGCGACAGGCAGAAACGTGCAGGCTATGATGCCATCATGCGCCTGGAGAAACATTACTGCCACCTGATCCATGCCATACTTCCGCCAACCTCATGATCTTATTCTTTAAACTATTGCTGGCGCACTTTATTGGTGATTTCTGCGTGCAGCCGGATGCTTGGGTAAAAGACAAGGAAACCCGAAAGCTCAGATCGCCGAAGTTATACCTGCACATGGCTGTGCATGCGACGGCGCTGCTGCTGTTGCTGGGCTTTAATACCCGCTATTGGTTGGGTTTTGTCGTTATACTTGTGTCGCATTTCCTGATTGATGTGGCCAAATTATACTTGCAGAACGATCATAACAAGCGGTTGCTGTTCTTCCTGGATCAGCTGGCGCACTTGGTCGTACTGGCAGCAGTGGTTTATAGCTATACCCCTTATACTTTACATTTCAGCAGTTTATATACTCCGGAAAATCTGCTATTGGCTATCTTCCTGGTGTTTGTTACCTATGTCTCCGCTGTCTTGATAAAAGTGCTCATCTCCAGGTGGAGCCCAAATACCGAAAGCACGAATGGAGAATCACTGGGGCAGGCGGGGCGGTTTATCGGAATACTGGAGCGGGTCCTGGTGTTTGTATTCATCATCACCAACCATTGGGAAGCGGTGGGCTTTCTGCTGGCAGCAAAATCCGTTTTCCGGTTTGGCGACCTGAAAGAATCAAAAGACCGCAAGCTTACCGAATATGTATTGATTGGCACGCTGCTCAGCTTCGGCATTGCCATTGCAGCCGGCCTGGCTTTCCTGTACCTGGTTCAAAGTGTGTAAGCTTTGGGAGAAGTATGATTTGCAGCACGCAGCCTTCTTTCTGCGCATCTTCCGGTAAATTATAGGGAAACTTTAGCGGTTATACTTTAAATTTGTATGAGCAGCCGCAAATGGCTGCGTTCTACTTACACCACTACAACCGCTATGTCGCACACACCCGAGGGCATTCTGGAGCAGCTGAAAAACAGGCAATTTGCGCCGGTATACTTTCTGCAGGGCGAAGAATCCTACTACATCGACCTGATCTCCGATTATATTGAGGCACACGCGCTGCAGGAGCATGAAAAAGGCTTTAACCAGGTAGTGCTGTACGGAAAGGATGTGGATGTGCCGGCGGTGCTGCTGCAGGCGAAGCGTTTCCCGATGATGTCGGACCGTTCGGTGGTGATCGTGAAGGAAGCCCAGAGTATGGCCGACCTGGAAAAGGAAGAAGGCATGAAACAGCTGGAAGCCTACCTGCAAAAGCCGCTACCCTCGACCATACTGGTATTCTGTCATAAGCACAAGACGCTGGACGGCCGCAAGGCACTAGGCAAAGCCATCAGCAAGCACGCGGTGCTGCTCACCACCAAAAAGCTGTATGACAACCAGGTGCCCGCCTGGGTAAACGCTTACCTGAAGAGCAAGGGTATAAAAGCCACACAGCAAGCGGTTTTAATGCTCAGCGAATATATCGGCGCCGACCTCTCCAGGCTTGCCAACGAGATCGACAAGCTCCTGATCAACCTGCGGCCCGGCCAGGGCATTGATGAGCAGGTGGTGCAGGAGAACGTGGGCATCAGCAAGGAGTATAACATCTTTGAGCTGCAGGCCGCCCTCATCGCACGCGACGCGCTGAAAGCCAACCGCATCATCCATTATTTTGAAGCCAACCCAAAAAATAATCCGCTCATCCCCAACCTGTCGCTGTTGTTCTCTTTTTTCACCAAGCTCCTTAGCCTGCACCTGCAGGCCGATAAATCGGAGGGAGGCTTGAAGAAAAGCCTGGGCAACCAGGCCTGGAAAGTGAAAGATTACATGGCCGCCATGCGCGTGTTCCCCTTGCAGCGGTGCGTGGATATTATACATTACATCCGGGTGGCCGACCTGCAGGTTAAAGGCATTACGGGTGGCGATATGAGCGAAGCGGACATCCTGCGCGAGCTGATCTTTAAAGTGTTGCATCCGGTGCCGCGGGCACTGGCTTCCTGAGAAAAGCAAATTTTGCAGGAGGTACAATAAAGTAGCTGCTTTGCTCATTATATAGGTGTTGCGCCATATTTACAGGTGGCGCACGGGAAAGATTATCGCAGAAAATGCCGCGCCCGCTTTTTAAATTTTACTAACTTTGAAAACGACTAGCCTTTTCCGATGCTGAAAGGAAGGCAGTAGAAAAAGGCTTACGGCCTTAAAAAGATAAATTTAGCCTGTAAGGGCCATTGAAAAACATATGAAGATAGCTTACAAAGTAGCGCTGGCGTCGGTCTTGGCTGGCGGTTCGCACGTGGTGGTGGCCCAGCACACGCAGGTTTTTACCTCCAACGAGAAGTACTACCAGGAAGGCGTAGAACTGTTTGACCGGGCCAAGTATGGTTCGGCGCAGGAGGCATTCCGCAAGTATATCGAGCTGATCGGCGACGATGCCAAAACGGCGGATGCCCAGTACTATTATGCCCTCAGCGGCTTATACCTGTTGCACCCGGACGCCGAGCAGCTTATCCTCAACTTCGTGCACAAGTACCCCACGCACCCCAAAACAGCCTTGGCCAACTATGAGTTGGGCCTGTACTACTTTGAGCAGAAAGAATATAAAAAAGCAGTAGAGCTGCTGAAAGAGGCACCGCTGCACCTGCTCAGCATCAAGCAGACCAAAGAGCTGGAGTTTAAGCTGGGCTATTCTTACTTTGCCATTAAGGATTTTGACAACGCCAAGATCTGGTTCGATAAAAACAAAACAAACGGCTTCCGGCAGGACGAGCACCGTTTTGCCTACGCCTCTAACTACTATGCCGGCTACATTTCTTACCGCAAAGGCGACTATGCCGCCGCCAAAACGGACCTGAAAATAGCTGAGAAAAACGAAGCCTATGCCGGTATTGTGCCTTATATGATCACTGAGATCCTCTACAAGGAGAACGATGTATACGAGGTGATCCGCTACGGCGAGGCGGCGCTGGCCAAAACCCCGAAAGTGCAGCAGGCTGATGAAATTGCGCTGCTGGTAGGCGATGCCTATTACCAGCGGGCAGACTATAAAACAGCGGAAAAGTATTTCAGCCAATATGCCGAAGGAAAGCGCTCGCTCGAGCCGGTGGTGCAGTATAAGATCGCGCTGACCGACTACAAGAACAACAACTACAAAAACGCCATCGCCAACTTTAAAGAAGTGGCGCTGAAGAAAGATGCCCTGGGCCAGAATGCCGCCTACTACCTGGGTTTGAGCTACCTGAAGGAAAACAACAAGCAGTTTGCCCTTACTTCATTTGACCAGGCCCGCAAAAATGACAAGGACAAAGCCATCACAGAAGCGGCCACGCTGAAGTATGCGCAGGTAAGTTATGATATGGGCAACTTCCGCGAAGTGATCAATGCGCTTGCGAACTTCACCAAAGACTACCCGGATTCGGAACAGGGCGAGGAAGCAGATAAACTGCTGAGCGAAGCCTACTTTGGTTCCAACGACTACGCAGCTGCCATCCGCCACATCGAAAGCCTGCCCAAAAAGAGCTGGCGCATCCTGCAGACCTACCAGCGGGTATCCTATTACTATGCCGTAGACCTGTTTAATAATTCCAAATTCCCGCAGGCCGTGCAGATGCTCGACAAGTCGCTGCAGTATCCGTACGACAAAGGAGTAACCGCAGCCAGCCATTTCGTGAAAGGCGAGGCCTTTTCTATCGGCCAGCGTTATGACGATGCAATCAACAGCTATGCGGCCGTGTTCCGTACCACGCCAAGCACCAAAGAGGACTACGCCATCAAATCGCGTTACGGCATTGGCTACGCTTACTTCAATACCAAGCAGTACGACAAGGCCATGACCCACTTCAAGGCCTACCTGGATGCCATAAAGCCAAGCAACCCCAACTACAACGATGCCACGGTGCGCCTGGCAGATACCTACTATGTTAACAAGAACTACAACGAGGCCTTGAACCTGTACGAGCGCGTGATCGCTTCCAGCTCACCGGACCGCGATTATGCCCAGTTCCAGAAAGGCGTGGTGCTGAGCCTGGTAGGTAAAAACGATAAAGCCAAAGCGGCGCTGCAGGACATGCTTAGCAAGAATCCGAAGTCGCGTTACCTGGATGATGCCCAGTACCAGCTGGCCGTGATCGATTATGAAGCGGGAAATTACCAGGCAGCCGTGTCGGCCTTTTCCACGCTCATCAACAACATGCCGGACAGCAAACTGATACCGAATGCCCTGCAAAAACGCGGAACGGCTTATGCCAATCTGCACGAGTATGACAAGTCCATTGCCGATCAGAAGCGTGTACTCGACGAGTTCCCGGCGTCTAAAGTAGCCAGCGGCGCCCTATATAGCCTGCAGGAAGTGCTGGGCACGGAGAACCGCAGCAGTGAGTTCGATACTTACGTGGACAAGTATAAATCAGCCAACCCAAAAAGCGATGCTTTAGAAAGCATTGAATTTGAAGCTGCTAAAACCTTATACTTCAATGAGAAATACGCCCAGGCAGCTCCTAAATTCGAGACCTACATCAAAACGTACCCGAACAGCACGTTTGTGCCGGATGCACGTTACTTTCTGGCCGATTCATACCTGCGCCAGAACAACACGCAGGTGGGCAAAGAGCGACTGAAGGAAGTAATCGCGGAAAATAAGTCCGAATACGTGAACCGCGCTATCCAGCGCGTGGCCGACATTGAACTGGATGCCAAAAACTATCCGGAAGCCATCAAATACTACTCGCGCCTGCGCGATGTAGCGACCAACCGCAAAGAGCAGCAAACGGCGCTTACCGGCTTGATGCAAAGCTACTACCGCACCAACGATTATGCGGCAACCAAACGCGTAGCCAACGAGCTGATCAGCCAGGGCAATGCGGCGCTGAATGCCTACAACACCGCGCTCCTGTTCCGGGCCAAGGCGTCTTATGCCCAGGGCAACATGGACGAAGCCCTTATCCAACTGCAGGAAACAGCCAAATCGGCTGCTGACGTAAATGGCGCCGAGGCACAGTACCTGGTGGCCGAGCTATACTTCAAGCAGAAGAAGTATAAAGAGTCGCTGGACGCTGCTTATGCTTACAACAACAAGTTCTCCAACTACGACTACTGGCTAGGCAAATCCTTCCTGATCATTGCCGACAATTATGCCGCGCAGAATGAGCTGTTCCAGGCCCGGGCAACGCTTAACTCGATCATCGAGAACTCGCCTGACCAAACCATTGTTGCCGAAGCGAAACAGAAACTGGCTACTTTGGACGCCGGGAAAACAGCCCAGGGAGCGAAAAAGACTATCGGTGCCCAGCCGCAGCAACTGATGCCCGCACAGGACAGCGTACCGGTAAAACAGGATAGCCTGCCGCTAAAGCAGGACAGCGTGCCGAATAAGTTGGATACCACGCAGCAACAGGTGGTGCCGGCCAACGATTCCACACAGCAGAAGCACGAAAAGCAGCAGTAGTAACGTCAGATTTAGCAGAAGAGAATCATCACCATGAAAAATAAACTAAGAATAGCCTCGCTTGCCATTGTTCTGAGTGTGGGGTATAGCTACATGAACAGCGTGCAGGCGCAGAACAATGCAGGCTGGAACGAAGGGGCCAAGCTGGAAGATGCCGAGGTGGTAGTTGAAAAGAACCGGGTGATCGAGCTGCCCCAGGCGGCCCGTAACTTTGAGAAATTCCACATCAACCCGCCCGAAGCAGGTCCACGCAGCGTGACGTACCGCTATAACGATTACCGCCTGACGCAGCAGGAAATCGACCTGCAGATGAAGGTGCTCACCATCAAGCAGGATGAGCTGACCAAGCTCTATGGCAACTACTTGAAGGCTGGCCTTGGCAACTATGGCACGTTATACTTAAAGGGATACTTTCATAATAAACGCAGCAAAGTAGCTGATTTTGGCGCTGATGTAAGCCACATCGCCTCAGCCCGCGGCCCGGTAGATAAAAGCAATTCGGCGGTAGCCAACAGTGCCATTGGTCTGCATGGCGAGCGTTACCTGCAGGGACTTACGGTAGGCGGCAAGCTGAACTATGGCCGCGACAAGTATAACTTCTATGGCTATGACCAGGATGTAGAGCGCGAAGTAGATAAGGACACGATCAGGCAGGTATTTAACCGGTTTGCAGCTGAAGCCTTTCTGCATAACAAAACCTCTGGCGCGCCTTTCCTTTTCAAAGGCGATATCCGGTTCAACTATCTGAACGAACGCTACAACATGAGCGAAAGCAATGTAGCTGTTGGCGTACGCAGCGATTATACCATAGACGAATCTTCTGTTTTCAAGATCGATGCGGACTTGTCGATGGTG from Pontibacter liquoris includes the following:
- a CDS encoding tetratricopeptide repeat protein: MKIAYKVALASVLAGGSHVVVAQHTQVFTSNEKYYQEGVELFDRAKYGSAQEAFRKYIELIGDDAKTADAQYYYALSGLYLLHPDAEQLILNFVHKYPTHPKTALANYELGLYYFEQKEYKKAVELLKEAPLHLLSIKQTKELEFKLGYSYFAIKDFDNAKIWFDKNKTNGFRQDEHRFAYASNYYAGYISYRKGDYAAAKTDLKIAEKNEAYAGIVPYMITEILYKENDVYEVIRYGEAALAKTPKVQQADEIALLVGDAYYQRADYKTAEKYFSQYAEGKRSLEPVVQYKIALTDYKNNNYKNAIANFKEVALKKDALGQNAAYYLGLSYLKENNKQFALTSFDQARKNDKDKAITEAATLKYAQVSYDMGNFREVINALANFTKDYPDSEQGEEADKLLSEAYFGSNDYAAAIRHIESLPKKSWRILQTYQRVSYYYAVDLFNNSKFPQAVQMLDKSLQYPYDKGVTAASHFVKGEAFSIGQRYDDAINSYAAVFRTTPSTKEDYAIKSRYGIGYAYFNTKQYDKAMTHFKAYLDAIKPSNPNYNDATVRLADTYYVNKNYNEALNLYERVIASSSPDRDYAQFQKGVVLSLVGKNDKAKAALQDMLSKNPKSRYLDDAQYQLAVIDYEAGNYQAAVSAFSTLINNMPDSKLIPNALQKRGTAYANLHEYDKSIADQKRVLDEFPASKVASGALYSLQEVLGTENRSSEFDTYVDKYKSANPKSDALESIEFEAAKTLYFNEKYAQAAPKFETYIKTYPNSTFVPDARYFLADSYLRQNNTQVGKERLKEVIAENKSEYVNRAIQRVADIELDAKNYPEAIKYYSRLRDVATNRKEQQTALTGLMQSYYRTNDYAATKRVANELISQGNAALNAYNTALLFRAKASYAQGNMDEALIQLQETAKSAADVNGAEAQYLVAELYFKQKKYKESLDAAYAYNNKFSNYDYWLGKSFLIIADNYAAQNELFQARATLNSIIENSPDQTIVAEAKQKLATLDAGKTAQGAKKTIGAQPQQLMPAQDSVPVKQDSLPLKQDSVPNKLDTTQQQVVPANDSTQQKHEKQQ